CGAGCGGGGCCGCAACAGCCTGTTCGACATCAAGCTGGCGAACGGCTCCACCCGCGTCCACCAGCAGGGCCGCCCCTACACCTCCGACTGGGTCGTCGCCGCCGATGGCACGCCGATCGCCCAGACCGAATACAACTCGGTCACCGGTGAATGGGCCCTGCGCCTGCAGCGGAACAAGCGCTGGGAGGAGGTCGACAGCATGGTCGCCCCCATCAACCCTCCCTTCCTGGCGGGCCTGGGCCAGGACGGGAAGTCGCTGCTGCTGATCACCAGCGACGACGAGAGCGACCGGCTGGTCACCCGTGAATACCCGGCCGACGGCTCGGCCCCCAGGGAGATCATCCTGCCGCGCTATGACGGCCTGCTGCGCAACCCGACCACCCACGCCCTGATGGGGACCTGGGTGCTGGACGGCGACGTCCTGAACTACAGCTTCTTCGACAAGAAGGACCAGGCCGTCTGGCGCGGTATCGGCAAGGCCTATGGCGGGATGCAGGTCCACCTGGTCTCCTGGAGCGACGACCGCCGCAAGATCGTCGTCAAGGTCGAGGATCCCAAGGCCGGGCCCTTCTACGCCCTGGTCGACCTCGACACCGGCTCGGCCGGCGTGCTGGGCTCGGTCTATGGCGGCATCACCGCCGCCGACGTCGCCGAGGTGCGGGCCGTCAAATACAAGGCCGCCGACGGCCTGGAGATCACCGGCTACCTGACTCTGCCCAAGGGGCGCGCCGCCGAGAAGCTGCCGCTCATCGTCATGCCGCACGGCGGGCCGGCCGTGCGCGACCAGCCGGGCTTCGACTGGTGGGCGCAGGGGCTGGCCTCGCGCGGCTACGCCGTGCTGCAGCCCAATTTCCGCGGTTCGGACGGTTTCGGCCGCAAGTTCCTTGAGGCCGGCTACGGCGAATGGGGCAAGAAGATGCAGTCGGACCTGTCCGACGGCGTCCGCTTCCTGGCCGCCCAGGGGACCATCGATCCGGCCCGCGTCTGCATCGTCGGGGCCAGCTACGGCGGCTATGCGGCCCTGGCCGGAGCCACCCTCGACAAGGGCGTCTACCGCTGCGCCGTGGCGGTGTCGGGGGTCGCCGACCTCAAGCAGTTCCTGATCGACGAACTGAAGTCCGACAACGGCCGCGAGACGGCCACCCAGCGCTACTGGTCGCGCTTCATGGGGGTCGAGAACCGCCGCGACCGCGACCTGACCACCATCTCGCCGGTCGCCCATGTCGCCGGCGGCGACGTCCCCGTCCTGCTGATCCACGGCAAGGACGACACCGTCGTGCTCTACAACCAGAGCCAGCGGATGTACGACGCCCTTCGCGGCGCCGGCCGCCCGGTCGAGATGGTCACCCTCAAGGCCGAGGACCACTGGCTGTCCCGCAGCGACACCCGCCTGCAGACCCTGGAAGCCACCGTCGCCTTCGTCGAGAAGCACAACCCGGCCAACTAAAGCTTCAGCAGGGCGCGCAGCTTCTCCTTGGCCAGTTGGCGGCGCTTGCGCACCAGCTCACGGCTGATGTTCAGGTGGAGGGCGATGTCGTCGTCCGACCAGTCGTCCAGGTACAGCCGCAGGGGATCGACAAGGCTGTCCGGCAGCATGGCCAGGGCCTGACGCCAGGCGCCCTGCAGCTGGGCCTGCGACAGCGCCTCCTCTGGCGAAGGCTCGGCCTTGACCAGGCCCGGGGCGGCGGTCGGAGGCGTGTCGGCGACATCGCCCTCGATCGGGGCCTGGGTGGCCTTCTGGCGGTACTGATCCATGCAGGCGTTGTGGAGAATCCGCACCAGCCAGGCGCCGGGGTTCTGGACCGGCTGGCGCATGAAGGCCTGGGCGGCGCGCAGCATGGTGTTGCTGAGCGCGTCCTCGGCGTCGGCGCGATTGCCGCCGGACAGCCGCAGGCTGCGCAGCCGCAGGGCATCCTGATGCGCCAGCCAGATGGCCCAGAAACTGTCGAGCGTCGGCTGTCGGTCGAGCGCCCGGGCGATGACCCCGGCCGGGGTCAGGCGACCTCCGGCCAGGATCTCCACCGCCGAGGGGGCGCGGCGGCGGACCATCCGCGCCATGGGCGGCGCGGCGGTCTGCACGGGCGGGGCCGGGACGGGCGGCGGCGGGGCGTCGCTCTCCAGCTCCTCGCTGGGGACTGGAAAGAGCCGCACGACGTTCATTCGCCATCACCCCCGTCTGCCACCGGGGAGCGGGTCCCACGTATGGTCCACGTACGAGTCGACAGGCGACAGCGGGCAGCCGTGAGGTCACGCGCGCTCAGCGCGACCCCGGACAACTTCGCGATAAGATTGTATCGCCCTCGACACTTCCTTGACGGGAAAGTTAGGAATTTGTGAATGCCGCAGGTTGAAATAGTCCGCCGGGACTAGGTTTCGCTGGTCAAAACCCCAGCCGCCGCTTGGTCCGCGGCGGCTTTTTCAGCTTGGCTCTGCGTCATCATGGCGCGGACTGCCAGTTCAAGTTGTCTGGTTACTTCACGGGCGATGATCCGCTGAAGCAACTCAACGATCTCGGCGCTGACAGCGGCCGAGGGCCCGAGCGCGGCGCGCCGCATATGCTCGGGCATGGCCGCCAGGCGCTGGTCCTCGACGGCTTTTTTCAGGGCTTCGCGCTGTTCGGCGAAACCATCGACGATCTGCTCCTTCTGGGAGGAGACGGCGTCGTACAGATGGGTCGCCTGGGCGTTGGGGCCGCTCACGGCTCAGGCTCCGCGTTCCCGCCCGGTTTCGCCTTGGGCTCATGTCCGGGCATGCCGTCCTGCGGCGTGACGCCAAGCGCCCGGTTCAGTTGCGCCTGCAGCTGGGCGATCATGGCGGCGGTGGAGCGCTGCACCGGACTGTCCGGAGGCAGCTTGTCCTTCGTCGCCTCTTCCATCCGCTGGGCGGCGATGACGAACATCTCGCTGATCAGGGTCGCGGCGGCGGCCATCATGGCCGTGGACGCCGTGCCGATGGCCGCCTTCTCCTCCGCTACGACAGGATCCTCGGGGGGAGGAGGAGGCGGTGGCGGCGATGTCCGGGCAGACGCAGGCATGGCTCAGTCGTCGTCTTCTTCGACGATGGTGACGTCCGCGACCTTGTAGTCGCTGATGGTCTTGAGCATGTCGGTGGCGTCGTTGGCGATCGTCACACCCAGCGCACCCCACGGATTGTCCCGGCGCGAGGGGCTCTGCATGCTGGTTG
The nucleotide sequence above comes from Caulobacter sp. NIBR1757. Encoded proteins:
- a CDS encoding S9 family peptidase; this translates as MKLLSRGLTIVVLMLGALAFASPSLAAPLSAFGRLPLIEDAQISPDASMVAYAVTNGDARLVLIKAVGDGKVIATLNAGDRKVREIQWATSGYLLISITSTTYVPGLAGPKREYLQVLAYDMTTRKTRLLMEKAPDSMNVVIGPPQVRMIGGEPHVIVEGVHWAGGERGRNSLFDIKLANGSTRVHQQGRPYTSDWVVAADGTPIAQTEYNSVTGEWALRLQRNKRWEEVDSMVAPINPPFLAGLGQDGKSLLLITSDDESDRLVTREYPADGSAPREIILPRYDGLLRNPTTHALMGTWVLDGDVLNYSFFDKKDQAVWRGIGKAYGGMQVHLVSWSDDRRKIVVKVEDPKAGPFYALVDLDTGSAGVLGSVYGGITAADVAEVRAVKYKAADGLEITGYLTLPKGRAAEKLPLIVMPHGGPAVRDQPGFDWWAQGLASRGYAVLQPNFRGSDGFGRKFLEAGYGEWGKKMQSDLSDGVRFLAAQGTIDPARVCIVGASYGGYAALAGATLDKGVYRCAVAVSGVADLKQFLIDELKSDNGRETATQRYWSRFMGVENRRDRDLTTISPVAHVAGGDVPVLLIHGKDDTVVLYNQSQRMYDALRGAGRPVEMVTLKAEDHWLSRSDTRLQTLEATVAFVEKHNPAN
- a CDS encoding sigma-70 family RNA polymerase sigma factor, producing MRLFPVPSEELESDAPPPPVPAPPVQTAAPPMARMVRRRAPSAVEILAGGRLTPAGVIARALDRQPTLDSFWAIWLAHQDALRLRSLRLSGGNRADAEDALSNTMLRAAQAFMRQPVQNPGAWLVRILHNACMDQYRQKATQAPIEGDVADTPPTAAPGLVKAEPSPEEALSQAQLQGAWRQALAMLPDSLVDPLRLYLDDWSDDDIALHLNISRELVRKRRQLAKEKLRALLKL